The following coding sequences lie in one Glycine max cultivar Williams 82 chromosome 19, Glycine_max_v4.0, whole genome shotgun sequence genomic window:
- the LOC100803085 gene encoding LOB domain-containing protein 1 gives MGFHCEEKDSIHLQPCAACRMLRRRCDSKCVLAPYFPTNEVDKFAGVHRVFGASNVIKMIQMVEETKREDAVKAMVYEATARLRDPVYGSAGAIYQLQKMIEELKAQLESIKTRVSEQKDQLLSIRNNNVNACGHLDQYPFPVNVDPIFDHDHLMVSDPFDFPVEGGGWVFSNMSTPSL, from the exons ATGGGTTTCCATTGTGAGGAAAAGGATAGCATACATCTGCAACCTTGCGCAGCTTGCAGGATGTTACGCCGCAGATGTGACAGTAAGTGCGTACTTGCTCCATATTTCCCAACCAATGAGGTTGATAAATTTGCTGGAGTGCATAGAGTGTTCGGTGCTAGCAACGTTATCAAAATGATTCAG ATGGTCGAGGAAACAAAGAGAGAGGATGCTGTTAAAGCGATGGTGTACGAGGCGACGGCAAGGCTCAGAGACCCAGTTTATGGCAGTGCTGGAGCTATTTATCAGTTACAAAAGATGATTGAGGAACTGAAGGCACAGCTGGAGTCCATAAAAACTCGTGTGTCAGAACAAAAAGACCAGTTGTTGAGTATTCGTAATAACAACGTTAACGCTTGTGGCCACCTTGATCAATATCCATTTCCCGTCAATGTCGACCCCATCTTTGATCATGATCATCTCATGGTCTCAgatccatttgattttcctgtAGAAGGTGGTGGCTGGGTATTTAGCAATATGTCAACGCCCTCCTTATAA
- the MYB185 gene encoding MYB transcription factor MYB185, producing MGRAPCCSKVGLHRGPWTPREDALLTKYIQTHGEGQWRSLPKRAGLLRCGKSCRLRWMNYLRPDIKRGNITPEEDDLIVRMHSLLGNRWSLIAGRLPGRTDNEIKNYWNTHLSKKLRNQGTDPKTHDKLTEAPEKKKGKKKNKQKNENNKGSEKTLVYLPKPIRVKALSSCIPRTDSTLTLNSNSATASTSEEKVQSPEAEVKEVNMVWGVGDDADNGGIEIFFGEDHDLVNNTASYEECYSDVHTDDHGTLEKLYEEYLQLLNVEEKPDELDSFAQSLLV from the exons ATGGGAAGAGCTCCTTGTTGCTCTAAAGTAGGGTTGCATAGAGGTCCATGGACTCCTCGAGAAGATGCATTGCTCACTAAGTATATTCAAACTCATGGAGAAGGCCAGTGGAGATCACTACCAAAAAGAGCCg GGCTTCTTAGATGCGGAAAAAGTTGCCGACTGAGATGGATGAACTATCTGAGACCAGATATAAAGAGAGGAAACATAACCCCAGAAGAAGATGATCTTATAGTTAGAATGCATTCGCTTTTAGGAAATAGATGGTCCCTCATCGCGGGGAGATTACCAGGACGAACAGATAATGAGATTAAGAACTACTGGAATACCCATCTCAGCAAGAAGCTGAGAAATCAAGGAACCGATCCAAAGACACACGACAAGTTAACTGAGGCACCAGAGAAGAAGAAGGGTAAAAAGAAGAATAAGCAAAAGAATGAGAATAACAAAGGGTCAGAGAAGACTTTAGTTTATCTACCAAAACCCATAAGGGTTAAGGCTTTATCATCATGTATACCCAGAACGGATAGCACCTTAACCCTTAATTCCAATTCAGCAACTGCATCAACTAGCGAAGAGAAAGTTCAAAGCCCAGAAGCAGAAGTAAAAGAGGTGAACATGGTTTGGGGGGTAGGTGACGATGCAGACAATGGTGGGATTGAAATATTCTTTGGTGAAGACCATGACCTAGTCAACAATACTGCCTCTTACGAGGAATGCTATTCTGATGTTCACACTGATGATCATGGTACGCTAGAAAAACTCTACGAAGAGTACTTGCAGCTCTTGAATGTTGAGGAGAAGCCAGATGAATTAGATTCTTTTGCTCAATCTTTATTGGTGTAA